In Vagococcus hydrophili, one DNA window encodes the following:
- a CDS encoding GH25 family lysozyme, with product MNNKKYSYLLLASLTLSVLTAPVAAFAEQAEIKNEKVEVSGEQVVGTESSSKLLKEEVSSEVAETKSNSTTETTNNVETHIRGNEVEESSIEENSSDVDDDVFFYPGNRSDLMISSRAAFGYEARANKLSITDNNKPRADFIDVSSHNYDISVDEYKIMKSYGVKGVAVKLTEGTSYKNPFAKNQIKNAQAAGLIVSVYHFSWFESEASAKAEANYFSNMAKELGLSKSTLMVNDQEAPELKYKKGVNHTKNAQAFEKQLNNLGYSNVNHYLGLHWINEGVINPSQLGNKKVWVAAYPYNPTSHQYHTQYGAWQWSSSMTFPGVHGVYDISSDYVGSFSSDTKLPPQGNYIADGRFVKVNKKGYNTWSDFNWTFRESSEQIYGQRFEAKGRYQHTNGSVYYSLYDAKGNWHGYLNAEATIDLPGAQGEYIADSNRYVSIEEKGVSVWQNFNFNKEKNNTSNLYQRTYQVRGHYDHFNGNTFLSLFDTQGNWHGYLDEKATKPVANKSGNYIAHNKYVTVEKSGYNTWSNFSWKEKLEDKDVYQKTFFAKGRYENANGSTYLSLFDLEDNWCGYINAAATKQGDGAQGAYFSDGRYAKIVAKDEKIYNDFNGTVRKSTNDVYGQMYRAKGRYHHMDGKTYYSLYDSKDKWQGYAEAKLVSLEKSGQGDYISDGSYISIQRKNYSIWSNFGFTKALLNTTNIYEKTYLAKGRYEHFNGSTYYSLYDGNGSWIGYLNKDATKVVPDKNGIYISHWKNVKVTQKNYNTWNDFDWAYRESGDSVYNQTFTARGRYENFNGSTYLSLYDNAGKWHGYINANATTVIN from the coding sequence TTGAATAACAAAAAGTATTCATATTTACTTTTGGCAAGCTTAACATTGAGCGTATTAACAGCACCAGTTGCTGCTTTTGCGGAGCAAGCTGAAATCAAAAATGAAAAAGTAGAAGTAAGTGGAGAACAAGTTGTCGGGACAGAGTCATCAAGTAAATTATTAAAAGAAGAAGTATCAAGCGAAGTTGCGGAAACTAAGTCTAATTCGACAACAGAAACAACGAATAACGTTGAAACACATATTCGAGGAAATGAAGTTGAAGAGTCTTCAATAGAAGAGAATTCATCAGACGTTGATGATGATGTATTCTTTTACCCGGGTAATCGTTCAGATTTAATGATTAGTAGTCGAGCAGCTTTTGGATATGAAGCAAGAGCTAATAAACTATCAATTACAGATAACAACAAACCAAGAGCAGATTTTATTGATGTGTCATCTCACAATTATGATATCTCTGTGGATGAATATAAAATTATGAAATCATATGGTGTTAAAGGGGTGGCTGTTAAGTTAACAGAGGGTACAAGTTATAAAAATCCTTTTGCTAAAAATCAAATAAAAAATGCCCAAGCAGCAGGTTTAATTGTAAGTGTTTATCACTTTAGCTGGTTCGAATCAGAAGCAAGTGCAAAAGCTGAAGCGAATTATTTCTCAAATATGGCGAAAGAGTTAGGGTTATCTAAATCAACATTAATGGTTAATGATCAAGAAGCACCTGAGTTAAAATATAAAAAAGGCGTTAACCACACTAAAAATGCTCAAGCCTTTGAAAAACAATTAAACAATTTAGGTTACTCAAATGTAAATCATTACTTAGGCTTACATTGGATTAATGAAGGAGTTATTAATCCGAGTCAACTTGGTAATAAAAAAGTTTGGGTGGCTGCCTATCCTTACAATCCAACGAGTCATCAATATCACACGCAATATGGAGCATGGCAATGGTCTTCATCAATGACGTTCCCAGGTGTTCATGGTGTGTATGATATTTCCAGTGATTATGTAGGTAGTTTTTCAAGTGATACGAAATTACCGCCTCAAGGAAACTACATTGCGGATGGTCGTTTTGTAAAAGTGAATAAAAAAGGCTACAATACGTGGTCTGATTTTAATTGGACATTTAGAGAATCATCTGAGCAAATTTATGGTCAAAGATTTGAAGCTAAGGGGCGTTATCAACATACAAATGGTTCTGTTTACTATTCTTTATATGATGCTAAAGGAAATTGGCACGGCTATCTAAACGCAGAGGCAACAATTGATTTACCAGGAGCACAAGGTGAATATATAGCAGATAGTAATCGTTATGTATCAATTGAAGAAAAAGGTGTCTCTGTATGGCAAAACTTTAATTTTAACAAAGAAAAAAATAATACTTCTAACTTATATCAAAGAACATATCAAGTTAGAGGTCATTATGATCATTTTAATGGTAATACCTTCCTATCACTGTTTGATACTCAAGGAAACTGGCATGGTTACTTAGACGAAAAAGCAACTAAACCAGTAGCTAATAAAAGTGGAAACTATATTGCCCACAATAAATATGTGACAGTTGAGAAATCAGGCTACAACACGTGGAGTAATTTCTCATGGAAAGAAAAATTAGAAGATAAAGATGTTTACCAAAAAACATTCTTTGCTAAAGGTCGTTATGAAAACGCGAATGGTTCAACTTACTTATCTCTCTTTGATTTAGAAGATAATTGGTGTGGCTATATTAATGCGGCAGCGACTAAACAAGGAGATGGTGCGCAAGGTGCTTACTTCTCTGATGGTAGATACGCTAAAATAGTGGCTAAAGATGAAAAAATATACAATGATTTTAATGGAACAGTAAGAAAATCAACAAATGATGTTTACGGTCAAATGTATCGTGCCAAGGGTAGATACCATCATATGGATGGTAAAACTTACTATTCATTATATGATTCAAAAGATAAATGGCAAGGGTATGCAGAAGCAAAACTTGTTTCTTTAGAAAAAAGTGGTCAAGGTGATTACATTTCTGATGGGTCATATATTTCTATTCAAAGAAAAAATTATAGTATTTGGTCAAATTTTGGATTTACTAAAGCGTTGCTAAATACAACTAATATCTACGAAAAAACCTATTTAGCTAAAGGTAGATATGAACACTTTAATGGTAGTACTTATTATTCATTATATGATGGTAATGGTAGCTGGATTGGTTATTTAAATAAAGATGCTACTAAAGTTGTTCCAGATAAAAATGGTATCTATATATCCCATTGGAAAAATGTTAAAGTGACACAGAAAAACTATAATACGTGGAATGATTTTGACTGGGCTTACCGCGAAAGTGGTGATTCAGTATATAATCAGACCTTTACCGCTCGCGGAAGATATGAAAATTTCAATGGTTCAACTTACTTATCTTTGTATGATAACGCAGGGAAATGGCATGGTTATATTAACGCCAATGCAACAACAGTAATTAACTAA
- a CDS encoding ATP-dependent Clp protease ATP-binding subunit: protein MLCQNCQSNEATIHLYTNVQGQKKQIDLCQQCYREIKQQEDLAHREKMTQDPYGFGSLNELFRQLAEQNFQQSQDKTPPTQSGKMGPPKPPRNNGGSILQEFGENLTQAARDGKIDPVIGRDEEITRVIEILNRRTKNNPVLTGEPGVGKTAVVEGLALKIVESSVPQKLLEKEVIRLDVASLVQGTGIRGQFEERMQLLIQELKADPSIILFIDEVHEIVGAGTAGDGNMDAGNILKPALARGELQMVGATTLNEYRIIEKDAALERRMQPVRVNEPSEEETIIILKGIQKRYEDFHHVTYTKEAITGAVKLSSRFIQDRQLPDKAIDLLDETGSKKNLTIQVIDPKVLDQRIIDAEKQKELASKEEDFEKAAYYRDQVKKLTDLKEKEVADEDIPTVTLKDMEKVVETITGIPVGDLKEKEQAQMKNLDKDLRKHVIGQDDAVDKVSKAIKRNRIGLNKKNRPIGSFLFVGPTGVGKTELGKQLAFEMFGDKESMIRFDMSEYMEKHSISKLIGSPPGYVGYEDAGQLTETVRRNPYSLILLDEIEKAHPDVLHMFLQILEDGRLTDSKGRTVSFKDTLIIMTSNAGTGAVEANVGFGAAKEGTNQSVLGQLNNFFKPEFLNRFDGIIEFKSLSKENLLRIVSLMIDEVNEMMKDQGIQIETSTEVNEKLVDLGYDPKMGARPLRRVIQENIEDEIADFYLEHPATKELVAVLEGDDIVVKGK, encoded by the coding sequence ATGCTTTGTCAAAATTGCCAATCAAATGAAGCTACCATTCATCTATATACAAATGTTCAAGGTCAAAAGAAACAAATTGACCTCTGCCAACAATGTTACCGTGAGATTAAACAACAAGAAGATTTAGCTCATCGTGAAAAAATGACCCAAGATCCCTATGGTTTTGGTTCCCTCAATGAGTTATTCCGTCAATTAGCCGAACAAAACTTCCAACAATCACAAGATAAAACGCCACCAACTCAATCAGGTAAAATGGGACCACCTAAACCGCCTAGAAATAATGGTGGCAGTATTCTACAAGAGTTTGGTGAAAACTTAACCCAAGCAGCCAGAGATGGAAAAATTGATCCTGTCATTGGGCGAGATGAAGAAATTACTCGTGTGATTGAAATATTAAATAGACGAACAAAAAACAATCCTGTTTTAACCGGTGAACCTGGTGTAGGTAAAACGGCTGTCGTCGAAGGTCTCGCTCTAAAAATCGTTGAATCTAGTGTGCCACAAAAATTACTTGAAAAAGAAGTAATTCGTTTAGATGTAGCTTCTTTAGTTCAAGGAACTGGTATCAGAGGTCAATTTGAAGAACGAATGCAACTACTCATCCAAGAACTAAAGGCAGACCCATCGATCATTTTATTCATCGATGAAGTCCATGAAATTGTGGGAGCCGGAACTGCTGGTGACGGGAACATGGATGCGGGAAATATTTTAAAACCAGCTCTTGCTCGTGGTGAGTTACAAATGGTCGGCGCAACCACTTTAAATGAATACCGAATCATTGAAAAAGATGCCGCTTTAGAAAGAAGAATGCAACCTGTTCGGGTTAATGAGCCTTCTGAAGAAGAAACCATTATCATCTTAAAAGGCATTCAAAAACGATATGAAGATTTCCACCATGTAACTTATACAAAAGAAGCCATCACAGGTGCGGTTAAATTATCTAGTCGCTTTATTCAAGACAGACAATTACCAGATAAAGCCATTGATTTACTGGATGAAACTGGTTCTAAAAAGAATTTAACCATTCAAGTCATTGATCCAAAAGTCTTAGATCAACGAATTATAGATGCTGAAAAACAAAAAGAGCTTGCCTCAAAAGAAGAAGATTTTGAAAAAGCTGCTTACTACCGAGACCAAGTCAAAAAGCTAACTGATTTAAAAGAAAAAGAAGTCGCTGACGAAGACATCCCAACTGTGACACTAAAAGACATGGAAAAAGTCGTTGAAACAATTACTGGTATTCCCGTGGGAGATTTAAAAGAAAAAGAACAAGCTCAAATGAAAAATCTCGACAAAGACTTAAGAAAACACGTGATTGGTCAAGATGATGCTGTTGATAAAGTTTCAAAAGCGATTAAACGAAACCGAATCGGTTTAAACAAAAAGAATCGCCCCATTGGTTCATTTCTCTTTGTTGGTCCAACGGGTGTTGGGAAAACAGAACTTGGTAAACAACTCGCCTTCGAAATGTTTGGAGATAAAGAAAGTATGATTCGCTTTGATATGAGTGAATACATGGAAAAACATAGTATCTCAAAATTAATCGGATCTCCTCCCGGTTACGTCGGTTATGAAGATGCAGGACAATTAACAGAAACTGTGAGAAGAAATCCGTACAGCCTGATTCTTTTAGATGAAATTGAAAAAGCTCATCCTGACGTGTTACATATGTTCCTTCAAATATTAGAAGACGGTCGTTTGACTGACTCAAAAGGTCGCACAGTGAGTTTCAAAGACACCTTAATCATCATGACAAGTAACGCTGGAACAGGAGCTGTGGAAGCAAACGTTGGCTTTGGTGCTGCTAAAGAAGGAACAAACCAATCAGTTTTAGGGCAGTTAAACAATTTCTTTAAACCCGAATTCTTAAATCGTTTTGACGGGATTATCGAGTTCAAATCTTTAAGTAAAGAAAACTTACTAAGGATTGTTTCCTTAATGATTGATGAGGTTAACGAGATGATGAAGGATCAAGGCATCCAAATTGAAACAAGTACAGAAGTTAACGAAAAACTAGTTGATCTAGGCTATGACCCTAAAATGGGGGCACGACCACTAAGACGAGTAATTCAAGAAAATATTGAAGATGAAATTGCTGATTTTTACTTGGAACATCCCGCAACGAAAGAACTTGTTGCTGTTTTAGAGGGAGATGACATCGTGGTGAAGGGGAAATAA
- a CDS encoding DUF6270 domain-containing protein — MSQTKISVWGSCVSRDIFNSDFIADYKEEFELIHEQQHVSVISLMSSPYFKEVEELNGEVTNFYKNVFRRDLSKAYLNELKANPPEYLIVDFYTDTFYGSVEEISGTFITNKLWQYKKLDYFSSLGLGKELSVFKNSHEYIEKWKIYFDRFMYFMNKNCLNTEIIINKSRFVDKYWDEPEQSFKSISDKKEDRWKAFHIDRFNIIWNLFDTYAVEKYNLKSIDFDLTEYYGDIDHKWGLFYVHYNQKFYNDLFQSLVDIVKESKKI, encoded by the coding sequence ATGTCACAAACTAAAATATCAGTTTGGGGAAGTTGCGTGTCTCGAGATATATTTAATAGTGACTTCATAGCTGACTACAAAGAGGAATTTGAGTTAATTCATGAGCAACAACATGTTAGTGTTATTTCATTAATGTCATCGCCGTACTTTAAAGAAGTAGAAGAGTTGAATGGTGAAGTAACTAATTTTTATAAAAATGTCTTTAGGCGTGATTTATCAAAAGCATATTTAAATGAATTAAAGGCAAATCCCCCAGAATATTTGATTGTTGATTTTTATACTGATACTTTTTATGGTTCTGTAGAAGAGATTAGTGGTACTTTTATTACTAATAAATTATGGCAATATAAGAAATTAGATTATTTTTCTAGTTTGGGATTGGGAAAAGAATTATCAGTTTTTAAAAATTCTCATGAGTATATTGAGAAGTGGAAGATATACTTTGATCGGTTTATGTATTTTATGAATAAAAACTGCCTCAATACAGAAATTATTATTAATAAATCCAGATTTGTTGATAAATATTGGGATGAACCCGAACAAAGTTTTAAATCTATTTCTGATAAGAAAGAAGATCGTTGGAAAGCATTTCATATTGATCGATTTAATATAATTTGGAATTTATTTGACACATATGCAGTGGAAAAATATAATTTAAAATCGATTGACTTTGATTTAACGGAGTATTACGGAGATATAGATCATAAATGGGGATTGTTTTATGTTCATTACAATCAAAAATTTTATAATGATCTGTTCCAATCTTTGGTAGATATTGTAAAGGAAAGTAAAAAGATATGA
- a CDS encoding serine hydrolase: protein MKKNIFTVLIGCFSLFMLSTGEVSAEKLNESTEVSTSSTSTTEKVESSTSSIELDTTETSTTKTSESKEEVNNVEKELIKLEKLQYVSFIKDEPIIFKDNDLKELVKLSEIENVLLKTDTKFIFNEKTYYVLTDLKGSMIGVVEESEIKLHDTLDSEKADFNKYVSLNQDKAKIYKNLELEFLENHSYVKGQTFLAKEQVKHVNGKNYYTLYSVKEEMIGYVLVEDVSIAESQGGIYQSFGKYVTVTNNQSSTLSNFDGKEKHQTNKLYKNTYLARGKYHHFDGSLYYSLYDSKGVWYGYLNEKDAKIVDGAQGAYHSLNQYVIMNSPNYPIWQNFDWKEKNKSKKFYQRTFLAKGEYHHYNGETYYSLFDLNDKWYGYINKNAMKQTQGSQGDYVSFNKYVTVKNENGSTWNSFDWNRRHKISSLANQTLKAKGVYYHANGNDYYSLYDNNNVWKGYINKDFVKVADGAQGSYQNFGKYVTITKNNYDMWRNFSWNSLGKTNNKYNKTYLAKGQYRHFNGATYYSLFDNKGTWLGYVNKNGVTVADGAQGIYQSYGKEVMIVKSNYPMWSDFSWNEKGNTSSYMKKKFNARGKYQHFNGSTYVSLYDNKGKWYGYLNESAVSSEAEKMEKVQVLLNSKYNSYNYGIYVTSLVDGSTASMNGSRIFTAASTGKLPAMYYTQKMINQGKIDPNRKYLYTDAINQMPIYSYMRGGAGILQGKPFGTYYSLDTMLNWTAKYSDNQGANFLGYYGANQYDYKMRSEISSIIGRQWQSPFQISAKENALLISAMYRQGGQVMSYMQNTVFDDQRIPKYLPVRVAHKIGDVGSFRHDVAVVYTDTPYVLSVMTQNNTSYETISILSKEIYDIMK from the coding sequence ATGAAAAAGAATATTTTTACAGTATTGATTGGATGCTTTAGTTTATTTATGTTATCAACTGGTGAAGTAAGTGCTGAAAAGTTAAATGAGTCGACGGAGGTAAGTACGAGTTCAACCAGTACGACAGAAAAAGTCGAAAGCAGTACATCAAGCATTGAGTTAGACACAACAGAAACGAGCACGACAAAAACAAGTGAATCAAAAGAAGAAGTAAATAATGTTGAAAAAGAATTAATTAAATTAGAAAAATTACAATATGTTAGTTTTATTAAAGACGAACCGATTATTTTTAAAGATAATGACTTAAAAGAATTGGTTAAATTATCTGAAATTGAAAATGTTCTATTAAAAACTGATACAAAATTTATCTTTAATGAAAAAACATATTATGTGTTAACAGATTTAAAAGGAAGTATGATTGGTGTTGTAGAAGAATCAGAAATTAAATTACACGACACATTAGATAGTGAAAAAGCAGACTTCAACAAATATGTTAGTCTAAATCAAGATAAGGCAAAAATTTATAAAAATTTAGAGTTAGAATTTTTAGAAAATCATAGTTATGTTAAGGGGCAAACTTTTTTAGCTAAAGAGCAAGTTAAGCATGTTAATGGCAAAAATTATTATACATTATATTCTGTTAAAGAAGAAATGATTGGTTATGTTTTAGTAGAAGATGTTTCTATTGCTGAAAGTCAAGGCGGCATTTATCAATCCTTTGGTAAGTATGTGACAGTCACGAATAATCAAAGTAGCACATTATCAAATTTTGATGGTAAAGAAAAACATCAAACGAACAAACTTTATAAAAATACTTACCTAGCTAGAGGAAAATATCATCATTTTGATGGTAGTCTCTACTATTCTTTATATGACAGTAAGGGTGTGTGGTATGGTTATTTAAATGAAAAGGATGCTAAAATTGTTGATGGAGCGCAAGGTGCTTATCATAGTTTAAATCAGTATGTAATCATGAATAGTCCTAATTATCCGATTTGGCAAAATTTTGATTGGAAAGAAAAAAATAAGAGCAAGAAATTTTATCAACGTACGTTTTTAGCTAAAGGTGAATATCACCATTACAACGGAGAAACATATTATTCATTATTTGACTTAAATGATAAATGGTATGGATACATCAATAAGAATGCAATGAAACAAACTCAAGGCAGTCAAGGTGACTATGTTTCATTTAATAAATATGTCACAGTGAAAAATGAAAATGGTAGTACATGGAATAGTTTTGATTGGAATCGTCGCCATAAAATCAGCAGCCTAGCCAACCAAACGTTAAAAGCAAAAGGTGTTTATTACCATGCCAATGGTAATGACTATTATTCTTTATACGATAATAATAATGTCTGGAAAGGTTACATTAACAAAGATTTTGTAAAAGTAGCAGATGGTGCTCAAGGCAGCTATCAAAACTTTGGTAAATACGTAACTATCACTAAAAATAATTATGATATGTGGCGAAATTTTTCATGGAATAGCTTAGGAAAAACTAATAACAAATATAATAAAACTTACTTAGCTAAGGGGCAATATCGTCATTTTAACGGAGCAACTTATTATAGTTTATTTGATAACAAGGGAACTTGGCTTGGTTATGTTAATAAAAATGGTGTGACTGTAGCAGATGGTGCTCAAGGAATTTACCAAAGCTATGGTAAAGAAGTGATGATTGTTAAGTCTAACTATCCAATGTGGTCAGATTTTTCATGGAATGAAAAAGGAAATACATCTTCTTATATGAAGAAAAAATTTAATGCTAGAGGGAAATATCAACATTTTAATGGTTCAACTTATGTTTCTTTATATGATAATAAAGGAAAATGGTACGGCTATTTAAATGAATCAGCAGTATCTAGTGAAGCTGAGAAAATGGAAAAAGTTCAAGTGCTTTTAAACTCTAAATATAATTCTTATAATTATGGAATTTATGTAACGAGTTTAGTGGATGGTTCAACAGCATCAATGAATGGTAGTCGTATTTTTACAGCAGCAAGTACAGGGAAGTTACCCGCTATGTACTATACTCAAAAAATGATTAATCAAGGTAAAATTGATCCAAATCGTAAATATCTATACACAGATGCGATTAATCAAATGCCAATTTACTCATATATGAGAGGCGGAGCTGGAATATTACAAGGGAAACCTTTTGGAACGTACTATTCATTAGATACAATGTTAAATTGGACAGCTAAATATTCAGATAACCAAGGAGCGAACTTCTTAGGATATTACGGTGCTAATCAATATGATTACAAAATGAGAAGTGAAATTTCAAGTATTATTGGTCGTCAGTGGCAATCGCCTTTCCAAATTTCTGCTAAAGAAAATGCACTATTAATTAGTGCGATGTATCGTCAAGGTGGACAAGTAATGTCTTACATGCAAAATACGGTTTTTGATGATCAACGTATTCCTAAATATCTACCAGTTAGAGTTGCTCATAAAATTGGTGATGTAGGAAGTTTTAGACATGATGTGGCAGTTGTTTATACAGATACACCGTATGTTTTATCAGTGATGACACAAAATAATACTTCTTATGAAACAATCTCTATTTTATCTAAAGAAATTTATGACATTATGAAATAA
- a CDS encoding GW dipeptide domain-containing protein has product MNKKYVSYLFVATALFFTSTPFVYAATESSVNLPKKDTTVFTESSEIETTSTFSSTEETTTESSVDSSKDKTSVSTTTEKQVSEEEIIDLNAGQKVTDYEQKVYRKDWDIWNKPYENGAKSLGISTPYYQNIVVVTREAQKGNSTYVLISSKSADQITPIGWINKSGLGNLELGQKVTPYEQRVYKKNWDIWDQPYVSGAESIANSSTYYEKNVTVTRESVSNGTKYVLIETKNGVIGWINKNAVDAVDPLYTKEGALVPNTYKFITKDDWSIWNEPYQSGSKVVKNTTEYLNEKVLITRRAKNSSGTYVKIWVYRDGGYQYKGWLNESGLSNNIPEINQMSGELIPNTYGEILKSNWDIWERPYKPGTKAVANTSNYRNQTLLFTRKAKTNYGTYYKMWAKKNGGYQYVGWIKDSGTTLLDKVEYKKSVSIPMKQVAKWNWTLWDRPYVYGAKPKSNSSTYYGQNVQIASEAKTNYGVYYELKSYGKNIGWMKKEGLNNLGNEVIVPLIQANQISSAGYAPSGCAACSAYTALHSKNKAMDKNLVWFYNNLPQHPTNPDIGQIGNPWTYLDFRAVISPIGLNNFMRSLGGDTQNITGQSMSYVKRELSLGNPVLFWGRVGLSDGTNSLTTHVMTFAGYKDGYYLVQDPAYDNGNHRRWFSEQRVNDYMAVKGRKMVVIR; this is encoded by the coding sequence ATGAATAAGAAGTATGTTAGTTATTTGTTCGTTGCTACTGCTCTATTTTTTACTAGCACTCCCTTTGTTTATGCTGCAACAGAAAGTAGTGTTAATTTACCTAAAAAGGACACGACAGTTTTTACAGAATCAAGCGAAATTGAAACAACGAGTACTTTTAGTTCAACAGAAGAAACAACAACAGAAAGTTCAGTGGATAGTTCAAAAGATAAAACAAGTGTTTCAACAACTACTGAAAAACAAGTTTCAGAAGAAGAGATTATCGATCTAAATGCAGGTCAAAAGGTGACAGATTACGAACAAAAAGTTTATCGAAAAGATTGGGATATTTGGAATAAACCATATGAGAATGGAGCAAAATCATTAGGAATTTCGACACCTTACTATCAAAACATAGTTGTTGTTACTCGTGAAGCTCAAAAAGGAAATTCAACGTATGTATTAATTTCAAGTAAAAGTGCTGATCAAATAACTCCGATTGGTTGGATTAATAAATCAGGTCTAGGGAACTTAGAACTTGGACAAAAAGTGACGCCTTATGAGCAAAGAGTTTATAAAAAAAATTGGGATATTTGGGATCAACCCTATGTTTCTGGTGCAGAATCGATAGCTAATTCTTCAACTTACTACGAAAAGAATGTAACAGTTACTCGTGAGTCAGTATCAAATGGTACTAAATATGTTTTAATTGAAACAAAAAACGGTGTGATTGGTTGGATAAATAAAAATGCTGTTGATGCTGTAGATCCTTTATACACTAAGGAAGGTGCGTTAGTACCCAATACTTACAAGTTTATAACTAAAGATGATTGGAGTATTTGGAATGAACCTTATCAAAGTGGTTCTAAGGTAGTAAAAAATACAACAGAATATTTAAATGAAAAAGTTCTTATCACACGTCGTGCTAAAAATTCGTCTGGTACATATGTAAAGATTTGGGTATATCGTGATGGTGGCTATCAGTATAAAGGTTGGCTAAATGAGTCAGGTTTATCAAATAATATTCCAGAAATTAATCAAATGTCTGGTGAATTGATACCAAATACATACGGTGAAATTTTAAAGAGTAATTGGGATATTTGGGAAAGACCATATAAACCTGGAACTAAGGCAGTAGCTAATACAAGTAACTATCGTAATCAAACACTTTTATTTACACGAAAAGCAAAAACCAATTATGGTACTTACTATAAAATGTGGGCTAAGAAAAACGGCGGTTATCAATATGTGGGTTGGATCAAGGATTCAGGAACAACATTGCTTGATAAAGTAGAATATAAGAAGAGTGTTTCGATACCTATGAAACAAGTTGCTAAGTGGAACTGGACATTATGGGATAGACCATACGTATATGGAGCAAAACCTAAAAGTAATTCGTCTACTTACTATGGACAAAATGTTCAAATCGCTTCAGAAGCTAAAACAAACTATGGTGTTTACTATGAATTAAAATCATATGGTAAAAATATTGGTTGGATGAAAAAAGAAGGCTTAAACAATCTTGGAAATGAAGTAATTGTACCTTTAATTCAAGCCAACCAAATAAGTTCTGCTGGATATGCTCCAAGTGGTTGTGCAGCGTGTTCTGCCTATACAGCCTTACATTCTAAAAATAAAGCAATGGATAAGAATTTAGTATGGTTTTATAATAACTTGCCACAACATCCAACTAACCCAGACATTGGACAAATCGGAAATCCTTGGACATATTTAGATTTTAGAGCAGTTATCTCACCAATTGGATTAAATAATTTTATGAGATCACTAGGTGGAGATACACAAAATATTACAGGGCAATCTATGAGTTATGTAAAAAGAGAATTAAGTTTAGGTAATCCGGTCCTATTTTGGGGAAGAGTAGGATTAAGTGATGGAACTAACTCACTAACAACTCATGTTATGACTTTTGCTGGTTATAAAGATGGCTATTATTTAGTTCAAGATCCAGCTTACGATAATGGTAACCACAGAAGATGGTTTAGTGAACAAAGAGTTAATGACTATATGGCAGTAAAAGGAAGAAAAATGGTAGTAATTAGATAG
- a CDS encoding DUF1827 family protein, whose product MKLIDVTNSYATLVSKQLENTDATYVKVYSLGKTLVVHSIADTHIEVVIVNKSREVKEFEVDHVLEEILDRGINKDDLSIIRTTGVVEISMKVQKKKVKANSEE is encoded by the coding sequence ATGAAATTAATCGATGTAACTAACAGCTATGCAACTCTAGTTTCAAAACAATTAGAAAATACAGATGCAACGTATGTTAAAGTTTACTCACTTGGAAAAACATTAGTCGTCCACAGTATTGCAGACACTCATATTGAAGTGGTGATTGTTAACAAATCAAGAGAAGTGAAAGAATTTGAAGTGGATCATGTTTTAGAGGAAATTTTAGATCGAGGGATCAATAAAGATGATTTAAGTATCATCAGAACCACTGGTGTTGTTGAAATTTCCATGAAAGTTCAGAAGAAAAAAGTAAAAGCTAATAGTGAGGAATAA